One stretch of Arachis hypogaea cultivar Tifrunner chromosome 20, arahy.Tifrunner.gnm2.J5K5, whole genome shotgun sequence DNA includes these proteins:
- the LOC112783605 gene encoding GCN5-related N-acetyltransferase 8: MAAAAPPPPPTPAPEPAMGPPEDSPVGHPMFARIRLATPSDVPHIHKMIHQMAVFERLTHLCSATENSLSSTLFSPTTKPFHSFTIFLLEVSPNPFTDSVITDPSFTPVVKVVHLDLPIDDPEKETFTTNAVNDVSVAGFVLFFPNYSTFLAKPGFYIEDLFVRDCFRRKGFGKMLLSTVAKQAVKMGYGRVEWVVLDWNVNAIKFYEEMGAKILHEWRVCRLTGDALEAYGIAD; this comes from the coding sequence ATGGCAGCTGCAGcaccgccaccaccaccaacTCCCGCTCCTGAACCAGCCATGGGTCCGCCGGAAGATTCTCCAGTGGGTCACCCAATGTTCGCTCGAATCCGGTTGGCCACCCCGTCGGATGTTCCCCACATCCACAAGATGATCCATCAGATGGCCGTGTTTGAGCGTCTTACCCATCTCTGTTCTGCTACCGAGAATTCTCTCTCCTCTACACTCTTCTCTCCCACCACCAAACCCTTCCACTCATTCACGATATTTCTGCTGGAAGTCTCCCCCAATCCCTTCACCGACTCCGTCATAACTGATCCTTCCTTCACGCCTGTTGTTAAGGTCGTACACTTGGACCTCCCAATTGACGACCCCGAAAAGGAGACTTTCACAACAAACGCTGTCAATGACGTTTCGGTCGCCGGATTTGTTCTATTCTTCCCCAACTATTCTACTTTCTTGGCAAAACCTGGGTTTTATATTGAGGACCTATTCGTCAGGGATTGTTTTAGGAGGAAAGGGTTTGGAAAAATGTTGCTTTCAACCGTCGCAAAACAGGCGGTAAAGATGGGCTATGGGAGGGTGGAATGGGTTGTGCTAGATTGGAATGTTAATGCCATCAAATTTTATGAGGAAATGGGAGCCAAGATCTTGCACGAGTGGAGGGTTTGCAGGTTAACTGGTGATGCCCTTGAGGCTTATGGTATTGCTGATTAA